One Indicator indicator isolate 239-I01 chromosome Z, UM_Iind_1.1, whole genome shotgun sequence genomic window carries:
- the PLK2 gene encoding serine/threonine-protein kinase PLK2 — protein sequence MELLRTIAYPPGGGGAKCCEVSQSRAVGGESRRKKAEEQPHQHAHPVAEVSRIITDPTTGKRYCRGKVLGKGGFAKCYEMTDLTTNKVYAAKIIPHSRVAKPHQREKIDKEIELHRMLNHRHVVQFYHYFEDRENIYILLEYCSRRSMAHILKARKVLTEPEVRYYLRQIVSGLKYLHEQEILHRDLKLGNFFINENMELKLGDFGLAARLEPLEHRRRTICGTPNYLSPEVLNKQGHGCESDIWALGCVMYTMLLGRPPFETTNLKETYRCIREARYSLPSSLLAPAKHLIASMLSKNPEDRPSLDEIIRHEFFLQGFTPDRLSASCCHTVPDFHLSSPAKNFFKKAAAALFGGKKDKARYFDTHNRLAKEDEEIYKLRHDLKKTSITQQPHKQRTDEEIQPLITAVAKPGTLPETKQSGDSIRMIVRGTLGSCSSSSECLEDSTMGSVADTVARVLRGCLENMPEADTIPKEQLTASFQWVTKWVDYSNKYGFGYQLSDHTVGVLFNNGAHMSLLPDKKTVHYYAELGQCSVFSSAEAPEQFISQVTVLKYFSHYMEENLMDGGDLPSLMDVRRPRLYLLQWLKSDKALMMLFNDGTFQVNFYHDHTKIIICNQSEEYLLTYINEERISTTFRLTTLLVSGCSSELKQRMEYALNMLLQRCN from the exons ATGGAGCTGCTGCGGACCATTGCTTACCCGCCGGGTGGCGGCGGCGCCAAGTGCTGCGAGGTGTCGCAGAGCAGAGCGGTCGGCGGCGAGTCACGGAGGaagaaggcagaggagcagccgCACCAGCACGCCCACCCCGTCGCCGAGGTTTCTCGGATTATAACCGATCCCACGACGGGGAAGCGCTACTGCCGCGGCAAGGTGCTCGGAAAG GGTGGTTTTGCCAAATGTTATGAGATGACAGATTTGACAACAAATAAGGTTTATGCTGCAAAAATCATTCCTCACAGCAGAGTAGCAAAACCTCATCAAAGGGAAAAG ATTGATAAAGAGATTGAGCTGCACAGAATGCTTAATCATAGACACGTTGTGCAGTTTTACCATTACTTTGAAGACAGAGAGAATATTTACATTCTTCTGGAGTACTGCAGTAGAAGG tcaATGGCTCACATCTTAAAAGCGAGGAAGGTATTGACAGAACCAGAAGTACGATACTACCTCAGGCAAATTGTGTCAGGGCTGAAGTATCTTCATGAACAGGAAATCTTGCACAGGGATCTTAAACTAG GTAACTTCTTCATTAACGAGAACATGGAACTGAAACTGGGTGACTTTGGCTTGGCAGCTAGGCTGGAACCGCTGGAGCATAGGAGAAG AACAATATGTGGAACACCAAATTACCTCTCTCCAGAAGTGCTCAACAAACAAGGGCATGGCTGTGAATCTGACATCTGGGCCTTAGGCTGTGTAAT gTACACAATGCTGTTGGGAAGACCTCCATTTGAGACCACAAATCTTAAAGAAACGTACAGATGTATAAGGGAAGCAAGATACAGCCTGCCTTCATCTCTCTTAGCACCTGCAAAACACTTAATAGCTAGCATGTTGTCAAAAAATCCTGAAGATCGGCCCAGTTTAGATGAAATAATTAGACATGAATTTTTCTTACAG GGCTTTACACCCGACAGACTTTCTGCTAGCTGttgtcacactgttcctgatttTCATTTGTCAAGTCCAGCTAAAAATTTCTTcaaaaaagcagctgctgctctctttggTGGTAAAAAGGATAAAGCCAGATACTTCGACACACATA ACAGACTAGctaaagaagatgaagaaatctACAAGCTCAGGCATGATTTGAAGAAGACATCGATAACCCAGCAGCCCCACAAACAGAGAACAGATGAG GAGATCCAGCCTCTTATCACAGCAGTAGCAAAGCCGGGAACGTTGCCAGAAACTAAGCAGTCTGGAGACTCTATTCGAATGATAGTCAGAGGAACtttgggaagctgcagcagtAGCAGTGAAT GCCTGGAAGACAGTACCATGGGAAGTGTTGCTGATACAGTTGCAAGGGTATTACGAGGATGTCTGGAGAACATGCCAGAAGCAGACACCATTCCCAAAGAACAGCTGACAGCATCCTTCCAGTGGGTTACAAAATGGGTGGACTACTCCAACAAGTATGGCTTTGGGTACCAGTTGTCAGATCACACTGTTGGTGTCCTTTTCAACAATGGGGCACATATGAGTCTTCTGCCAGACAAAAA AACAGTCCACTACTATGCTGAGCTGGGGCAGTGCTCTGTCTTCTCATCCGCAGAGGCTCCTGAACAATTCATTAGCCAAGTAACTGTACTGAAGTACTTCTCTCACTACATGGAAGAGAACCTCATGGAT GGAGGAGATTTGCCCAGCCTAATGGATGTACGCAGACCCAGGCTTTACCTCTTACAGTGGCTGAAATCTGATAAAGCATTAATGATGCTCTTCAATGATGGCACATTTCAA GTGAACTTCTATCATGATCACACGAAAATCATCATTTGCAATCAGAGTGAAGAGTATCTCCTTACCTACATCAACGAAGAGAGGATATCCACAACGTTTCGTCTGACAACTCTTCTGGTTTCTGGATGCTCATCGGAACTAAAACAAAGAATGGAATATGCTCTGAACATGCTGCTGCAGCGATGTAACTGA